GAAAATGGTGTCTCTGCTTTACAATTAGGCATGTTCAGGAAATAGTTAAACAAATCAAAGCTTGGGAAAGCTCCTTCTCCTTCACCCAAAGATACAGGGGCAGGAGCCCCTGGCAGAATTTGATCCTTCAGGAAGCTATATGTAAACATCCTTTAAAGCCAAATTACTGTTGCTATCAGCTTACTGTATCACCTGAATACTTTGAGTTCATGTGCAACTGTTATGTGAACTGAATGTGAGTCTTTCCTTTCAATTTAGATTGGACAAAGGGGCTCTGTCCTGTAGATTAAGCTGTTATGCATGGAAGATTGTGATACATGGTTTTTCAGCCACAGCATACATAGATAAGCCAAAAGGAGAATGATTAGGACTTCCTCTcattcccagctgcttcctgctTCCTTTGGTATTTACAGATAGtaatggattttaaaatttgtactGTGGACTTGAAAGAGCACAGTGCTTTCAGAATGGAGAGAATTCAGCTATGAGTTCTTTTGCATGTCCCTATCCTGGCCTTCAgtattgtttggttttattttggttttatgctGGGTCTGAAAAATCTAAGGGTAAAAAATTGTAAGAAAGGTGATAAATTTGTTTTGCATTGCCTGGTTTGACCTGATTCACAGAGAAATAGTGGAGATCTGTGATTCTGACAGTTGTCTTAAACCTCACCATCACTTTTTATTGTTAACGTCTTCCCTGATGTCTTCTCCAGGTGTATGCTTGCCAGCATTGCCAGGTGGCAAAGAACACAACCACCACAGTGCCGAAAACACACCCTATCAAAGCAGAGGACCCATGGACAGCAGTCACTATAGACCTAATGGGACCTTTCAACGTTACCAACAAAAGTCACAAATACATCATAATTATGACAGATTTGTTTACAAGATGGACTGTTATCTTACCACTGCATGACACTTCAGCAGCTGAAATTGCTAAGGCAATCATAAATGTGTTCTTCTTATATGGGCCACCTCAAAAGATGCCTTTTGATCAAGGGAAGGAGCTTGTTTGTCAGGTAAGTATTTACATGGCTggttaatctcttttttttggttgttttttcccctcaaggaagaaatgcattttccctTATATTGGATTTGAATTTTCGATTATTTTTGAGAGAGActctagtattttttttctttaattgaaaAAGTAAAGAAGTTAGCACATACAAAAAAAGTCAAACCAATTATTTGCAATTATAATGCTATGCAATGTTTCCCAGGGCTCTATTCTTTGTTAAAAGaacaaagtaaaattatttcctggCAGTTACAGTACAGGTTTTGTCACCCACTTGAACTGGCATAAATTTACATGCTGCAGCCAGCTGTATCTTCTTCATCCATATTGCTCAGTATAGTAATAGCTAAGGGTCTTTTTGACATTGGTTTATAGTGATTATGAAGGACTTGCCACACTTTGTCCCTCTCAGAGATCAAGAAGTCATCAGACTGCGATGTGGAGGTAATGACAGATCGAGTTAAGTGGCAAAAAGGTGGTTAGGAACCATCAGTCACCGGCTCCTAAGCCCTACTTACTCCTTTAGCTCTCATTCTCAGTCCTGGTGTGTTTTGTGCCGATATGTATGCAAGACTTTTTCCAGTCACCACCATATCAACAAAAAGGGTGGAaaactgagggtttttttacttgaaaTGGGATACAGAACAGGGGAAATGTTCACTAATTGTGTTCTTCTTCTTTTGAAGATAAATGAAGAACTGTTTGCGCTGTTTGGAATGAAACAAATTGTATTGTCTTATCCTCAGACAGATGATGTAAATGAAAGAATGTCCAAGACAATCAAAACTTTCCTTAACAAGTACTGCATCGACCATCCAAATGATTGGGATGAACATTTGTCTGCTATAGCCTATGCTTTCAATTTGACAAATTTGGTATGTCAAGGGTCTTCTTTTGACTGAAATCCTCCAAAATGTCTGCAAAGCTGTATGCTAAATTTGCTTGCTTTTGGTCCCCATTTAAATAGGAGCCAGATCAAAACACCCCATATTTCCAAATGTTCAACCGTAACCCACATGCTGTTGAGTCTATGAATATATGTGTGGaaggaaaatacagtatttttgcCAAAATATTTGAAGCAACTAAAAAATTCGGTCAAGCACTGGAGGAAGAGAACACCTCAGATTGCCAGGTAAATGTTATATATTTGAATTTTACTAGTAAGAGGACCAAAGATAAAGGTGGAAAGGTCTGAGGCATAAAGTACAACTAACCTTATAAAATCATGTGGGGGTTTGAGTGGTGGTTTTTAGTTTGTGTTCCTTCCCCTGTGATCCTTTCATTTCAGTGTAACACATCTCATATGTATTTGGAGGGAGTAATGTTAAAAGAGACCTATTGTCAGAAGTTTACTATGTCTGACTTAGAGGGCAGAAAAGATAAGTTGAAAGCTATTGCCTATGGACTGGTGATTTATCAAGATAAAATCAATTTCTTCATCACTCTTCAGTCCCACATAACTACGAACTACACACATCCAAAACTACTCAATGTCATGCTTAAGCACTATTAACCAATGCTACAAAAATGCATTAttacttttggaaaaaaaagtaatttatatgTATCTTTCTGTAGGCAGATAAAAAAACTTCAGATGAACAAAAAATCAGAACCAAAATCACAGTCAAAAGGAAGTCAAAACAATTAAATACCCTTCGACTTAAAGTTGGCCATGAAGTCCTCAGGCAAAGAAAAAACTGGTGGAAAGATGGTCGTTTCCAGTCGGAATGGATTGGTCCTTGTATTATAGATTACATCACAGAAAATGGCTGTGCAATATTAAGAGATTCCACAGGATCCAGGCTGAAAAGACCCATCAAGATGTCTCACCTCAAGCCATACATAAGAGGGTCCAGTGAAAAAGGTatatagtattttttaaatttgtgtttttatatatgtaaaaaaagttgggttttttgttttgttttttaaacttctctGTTGTGTTGTTAGGTTATTGGAATGAACAAGTATCATTCATTCTCCAGTGGGAGTTACATTAGCACACGCAATAATGTAATATCTGTAGTCTTCAGTAAGGAGAACAGGGAGCGTGAGTGACATGAAACTATGCAGAGCATGGAGGAGAGCTCGTGAATCATGTTTAAAGTCTTTTTGAAAGTAGCCTCTATTAAAGTTGCTTCAAATCACTGGTTTGGCTCTATTTGTGCTGGCTGATAGAAGTATAGGAACATGCTAGAAGTATAGGAACATGCTAGAAGTATAGGAACATGCTAGAAGTATAAGCAAGCTGAACTGTGTTCAAGGAGCATTTTCTGactgttgtttttgttttggtgtagGCTGGATTCACATTAATTTTGCTTGTGCGATGGAAACTGTCTCTTTTTTACAACATTGGAGTGTCTTCTAAAGCCTTAAAATAGGAAGACTACAGCAGAGAACTGATTTTGGAATAGTTTATTTCAAATTGAAGAAGTCAGTGTTTTTCTTACCAGAGCAAATAAAATTGTCATGCTCTGCAGTAGGATGGCTAGAAATTCCCCAAGATTTGGGTAACCAACTTCCACTCTTGGTCTTACATATTTAGCGTGTCCTTTTGCAAATCAAACAGTGgcagctgtttcttttctgctcaTACTGTCGCATTTTGAGGAAAATTAAATGCATGGTGTGCGCAAGACTTCTGTCACAGAACAGGCTGCTTTTTACTTCAGAGTTCTTGAAGAGCAGAACAGTTCCCACACTATTGGCACATGTGGTCAAGCTTTGGTTCTTGTAAATATTATATAAACTACACAGAGATGGTAATTTCTTCCATCACCTCTTAAAGCTGAGAGATTTGCAATGCTGAAACTAATTCTGGAATTTTGTTTAAGAAGCCGAAATATTTATGTCAGTTGTCAGTTACGGATTTCATAACTAAGATCTTGATTTCATGTCACATCATGAGGCGGCTACTTTTTTTGGACAATCACTCTGTGCCTTCTGGTTCCTCATTAAATTGCTGATGCATGAAGAGAGAGTCACACATATGAAGCATGTAGATAATGTACAGCTATTACAATAACTTTGGTAAATTGTGTCACTGTATAAAAAGTTAAAAGTAGTTGTCTTTGTAGTATTAGAGCCTAGTGTCTTTACTGCTGAATATTGCAGAAGTAGTGTGTAAACACAGAATTCCCTTTTTCAGGAAGTGACTGTCTTGGTCTTGGCTGGGatagattttggtttttttttttacttacttattttacttactttttaaactttttacgGTTTAAGAAAGCCTGTTGTATGTTGGATTAAGATTTCCCAGTGAGAGCATGAAGAAACCACATTtgtctgtgtgcatgcacaAAATGAAAGAATCTTCATGTCCATTTATTCAAGCTGTTGGTTCAGTAGGTGACTATGATAGACATTAAGCTAGTCATTGACTTAGCTAAGAAAAGTTCTAAATGTGGATCAttgcaaatattattttgtgGATGTAATGAGATGCCAAACATTTGATGCTCAGTGAACCTGGGAAATTCACATTATCAGTCTGCTGTCACTTAAACACTCTTGTTCTCTTTCGgaaattgttttgaaaagtaAGTTAGCACCTCACTAACATTTTGAGTATGGCTTCAGGGATCTGAACTAATGGCTACTTTCCTTTTACAGACAACCGTTACTTTCTACAAGGTGCAGTAGTTGACCATGACTATATTGGCTTATCTGAAAGATCTAATAATTCAAGCCAGCCAGACTGTGTTGCTGAAGGGGAAATAAATGCCTACAAAAGAGATGTCATGTCTGCTGTACAGATTCCACTTGCAGTCTGCAAAGACCAAGAATCAGCAGATGGTAAACATGAGTCTGAGCTGAGAGAAGATCACTGCATCGAACCAAACACAACAAAGCCAGAGAAATGGCCTTCACCTTGTTGGACCTGTCAGACCAAGACAGAGGAGACTTAAGCATAGTCTTCTGTCACATTTCATTGCCAAGCAGTTTGGAACTACTGtgacagactgaaaaaaaaaatgtaatagcTCCAGCTTCCTTATCCCAACCCACTTTACTGCTTTATGAATCTAAGAGTGCTGCAGGTAGCTACTGGTTCATTTGTCTGGGTGTTAAGAAAAAGCAC
This genomic stretch from Corvus hawaiiensis isolate bCorHaw1 chromosome Z, bCorHaw1.pri.cur, whole genome shotgun sequence harbors:
- the GIN1 gene encoding gypsy retrotransposon integrase-like protein 1 isoform X2, yielding MVRSGKSGGLHLKQIAYYKRTGEYHPTTLSSERSGIRRAAKNFVFKDEEKKNVLEKCHKNAAGTHHGISRTLTLVESNYYWTSVTNDVKQWVYACQHCQVAKNTTTTVPKTHPIKAEDPWTAVTIDLMGPFNVTNKSHKYIIIMTDLFTRWTVILPLHDTSAAEIAKAIINVFFLYGPPQKMPFDQGKELVCQINEELFALFGMKQIVLSYPQTDDVNERMSKTIKTFLNKYCIDHPNDWDEHLSAIAYAFNLTNLEPDQNTPYFQMFNRNPHAVESMNICVEGKYSIFAKIFEATKKFGQALEEENTSDCQADKKTSDEQKIRTKITVKRKSKQLNTLRLKVGHEVLRQRKNWWKDGRFQSEWIGPCIIDYITENGCAILRDSTGSRLKRPIKMSHLKPYIRGSSEKDNRYFLQGAVVDHDYIGLSERSNNSSQPDCVAEGEINAYKRDVMSAVQIPLAVCKDQESADGKHESELREDHCIEPNTTKPEKWPSPCWTCQTKTEET
- the GIN1 gene encoding gypsy retrotransposon integrase-like protein 1 isoform X4 — its product is MRLVIVSDEEKKNVLEKCHKNAAGTHHGISRTLTLVESNYYWTSVTNDVKQWVYACQHCQVAKNTTTTVPKTHPIKAEDPWTAVTIDLMGPFNVTNKSHKYIIIMTDLFTRWTVILPLHDTSAAEIAKAIINVFFLYGPPQKMPFDQGKELVCQINEELFALFGMKQIVLSYPQTDDVNERMSKTIKTFLNKYCIDHPNDWDEHLSAIAYAFNLTNLEPDQNTPYFQMFNRNPHAVESMNICVEGKYSIFAKIFEATKKFGQALEEENTSDCQADKKTSDEQKIRTKITVKRKSKQLNTLRLKVGHEVLRQRKNWWKDGRFQSEWIGPCIIDYITENGCAILRDSTGSRLKRPIKMSHLKPYIRGSSEKDNRYFLQGAVVDHDYIGLSERSNNSSQPDCVAEGEINAYKRDVMSAVQIPLAVCKDQESADGKHESELREDHCIEPNTTKPEKWPSPCWTCQTKTEET
- the GIN1 gene encoding gypsy retrotransposon integrase-like protein 1 isoform X1, translating into MVRSGKSGGLHLKQIAYYKRTGEYHPTTLSSERSGIRRAAKNFVFKENKLFYVGKDRKQMRLVIVSDEEKKNVLEKCHKNAAGTHHGISRTLTLVESNYYWTSVTNDVKQWVYACQHCQVAKNTTTTVPKTHPIKAEDPWTAVTIDLMGPFNVTNKSHKYIIIMTDLFTRWTVILPLHDTSAAEIAKAIINVFFLYGPPQKMPFDQGKELVCQINEELFALFGMKQIVLSYPQTDDVNERMSKTIKTFLNKYCIDHPNDWDEHLSAIAYAFNLTNLEPDQNTPYFQMFNRNPHAVESMNICVEGKYSIFAKIFEATKKFGQALEEENTSDCQADKKTSDEQKIRTKITVKRKSKQLNTLRLKVGHEVLRQRKNWWKDGRFQSEWIGPCIIDYITENGCAILRDSTGSRLKRPIKMSHLKPYIRGSSEKDNRYFLQGAVVDHDYIGLSERSNNSSQPDCVAEGEINAYKRDVMSAVQIPLAVCKDQESADGKHESELREDHCIEPNTTKPEKWPSPCWTCQTKTEET
- the GIN1 gene encoding gypsy retrotransposon integrase-like protein 1 isoform X3, translating into MVRSGKSGGLHLKQIAYYKRTGEYHPTTLSSERSGIRRAAKNFVFKENKLFYVGKDRKQMRLVIVSDEEKKNVLEKCHKNAAGTHHGISRTLTLVESNYYWTSVTNDVKQWVYACQHCQVAKNTTTTVPKTHPIKAEDPWTAVTIDLMGPFNVTNKSHKYIIIMTDLFTRWTVILPLHDTSAAEIAKAIINVFFLYGPPQKMPFDQGKELVCQTDDVNERMSKTIKTFLNKYCIDHPNDWDEHLSAIAYAFNLTNLEPDQNTPYFQMFNRNPHAVESMNICVEGKYSIFAKIFEATKKFGQALEEENTSDCQADKKTSDEQKIRTKITVKRKSKQLNTLRLKVGHEVLRQRKNWWKDGRFQSEWIGPCIIDYITENGCAILRDSTGSRLKRPIKMSHLKPYIRGSSEKDNRYFLQGAVVDHDYIGLSERSNNSSQPDCVAEGEINAYKRDVMSAVQIPLAVCKDQESADGKHESELREDHCIEPNTTKPEKWPSPCWTCQTKTEET
- the GIN1 gene encoding gypsy retrotransposon integrase-like protein 1 isoform X5; translated protein: MKRRKMSSRNATKMLLALIMVYACQHCQVAKNTTTTVPKTHPIKAEDPWTAVTIDLMGPFNVTNKSHKYIIIMTDLFTRWTVILPLHDTSAAEIAKAIINVFFLYGPPQKMPFDQGKELVCQINEELFALFGMKQIVLSYPQTDDVNERMSKTIKTFLNKYCIDHPNDWDEHLSAIAYAFNLTNLEPDQNTPYFQMFNRNPHAVESMNICVEGKYSIFAKIFEATKKFGQALEEENTSDCQADKKTSDEQKIRTKITVKRKSKQLNTLRLKVGHEVLRQRKNWWKDGRFQSEWIGPCIIDYITENGCAILRDSTGSRLKRPIKMSHLKPYIRGSSEKDNRYFLQGAVVDHDYIGLSERSNNSSQPDCVAEGEINAYKRDVMSAVQIPLAVCKDQESADGKHESELREDHCIEPNTTKPEKWPSPCWTCQTKTEET